A DNA window from Ipomoea triloba cultivar NCNSP0323 chromosome 10, ASM357664v1 contains the following coding sequences:
- the LOC116032621 gene encoding acyl-CoA-binding domain-containing protein 4-like, giving the protein MAAMTRARSGLAYPERFYAAAAYVGFDGSDDSAKGVISKFSNDVALLLYALYQQATVGPCKVPKPKAWSPVEQSKWNSWNGLGNMASTEAMRLFVKILEEEDPGWYSRASNFSVEPVVDVEMNHNEKAETVVGNGNAFPEIKTIPAENGNLIETQDKNVVSEDFGAVSVYDQWVTPPISGRRPRPRYEHGAAVIDDRMYIFGGNHNGRYLSDLQALDLKSWTWSRVEVKSADEASPPTVTPCAGHSLIPWEGNKLLSVGGHTRDPSDALQVKVFDLQLCTWSTLKTYGKPPVSRGGHSVTLVGTSLVVFGGQDAKRSLLNDLHILDLETLTWDEMNMLGLPPSPRADHAAAVHAERYLLIFGGGSHAACFNDLHVLDLQTMEWSRPTQQGEIPSARAGHAGATVGENWFIVGGGNNKSGVSEMVVLNMSALVWSVVTSVQGHPPLACEGLSLALSSYNGEDVLVSFGGYNGQYSNEVNLLKPSHKSTLQSKMIETPVPDSVSAVHNATNPTRDLESELGTGQDGKIREFTMDNVDSEPMVNKVDETSEHLISTLKAEKEELESSLNKEKLQTLQLKQELTDAETRNRDLYKELQAVRSQLAAEQSRCFKLEVDVAELRQKLQTMDTLKKELELLQRQKAASEQAALSSKHRQGSGGVWGWLAGTPGQTTDDDDA; this is encoded by the exons ATGGCAGCGATGACGAGGGCGAGGTCTGGCCTCGCATACCCGGAGAGGTTCTATGCGGCAGCGGCCTACGTAGGTTTCGACGGATCTGACGACTCCGCTAAAGGCGTCATCTCAAAGTTCTCAAATGACGTCGCGCTACTTCTCTACGCCCTCTATCAGCAG GCAACTGTTGGGCCTTGTAAGGTTCCTAAACCTAAAGCTTGGAGTCCAGTGGAGCAAAGCAAATGGAACAG CTGGAATGGTCTTGGGAACATGGCTTCCACCGAGGCAATGCGCCTGTTTGTGAAAATATTGGAG GAAGAAGACCCAGGGTGGTACTCTAGGGCCTCAAATTTTTCTGTGGAGCCTGTTGTAGATGTTGAAATGAAT CACAATGAAAAAGCTGAGACTGTTGTTGGAAATGGAAATGCTTTTCCTGAGATAAAAACTATTCCTGCTGAAAATGGTAATTTAATAGAGACTCAAGACAAAAATGTTGTGTCAGAAGACTTTGGTGCAGTTAGTGTGTATGATCAATGGGTTACACCTCCAATATCTGGTCGACGTCCAAGACCTCGATATGAG CATGGTGCTGCTGTCATTGATGATAGGATGTATATCTTTGGTGGGAATCACAATGGGCGTTACCTTAGTGATCTCCAG GCTTTGGATTTGAAAAGTTGGACATGGTCCAGGGTTGAGGTTAAATCAGCTGATGAGGCTTCTCCTCCGACAGTGACTCCCTGTGCCGGACACTCCCTG ATACCATGGGAGGGAAATAAGCTTCTCTCAGTAGGTGGACATACAAGAGATCCTTCTGATGCTCTGCAAG TGAAGGTGTTTGATTTGCAATTGTGTACTTGGTCAACTTTGAAGACATATGGAAAGCCACCG GTTTCTCGTGGAGGTCATTCAGTCACCCTTGTAGGGACAAGCTTAGTAGTATTTGGTGGGCAAGATGCAAAAAGATCACTCTTGAATGACCTGCATATTCTGGACTTGGAAACCTTGACCTGGGATGAAATGAATATGCT GGGTCTGCCTCCTTCTCCAAGAGCTGATCACGCTGCAGCAGTGCATGCTGAGCGTTACCTTCTTATTTTTGGTGGGGGCTCTCATGCTGCTTGCTTCAATGATCTGCATGTCCTTGATTTGCAAACC ATGGAGTGGTCAAGGCCTACTCAACAAGGTGAGATACCAAGTGCAAGAGCTGGCCATGCTGGTGCAACTGTTGGAGAGAATTGGTTTATTGTCGGGGGAGGCAACAATAAAAGTG GAGTCTCTGAAATGGTTGTCCTGAACATGTCTGCACTGGTGTGGTCAGTTGTAACTTCTGTTCAAGGTCATCCTCCTCTGGCCTGTgag GGCTTGAGTCTGGCCCTAAGTTCCTATAATGGTGAAGATGTTCTGGTCTCGTTTGGTGGATATAATGGCCAGTATAGCAATGAG GTTAATTTACTCAAACCAAGTCACAAATCTACCTTGCAATCAAAGATGATAGAGACTCCAGTTCCTGATAGTGTTTCTGCTGTGCATAATGCTACAAATCCAACCAGAGATTTGGAGTCAGAACTTGGAACAGGACAAGATGGAAAAATTAGGGAATTTACTATGGACAATGTTGATTCAGAGCCAATG GTAAATAAAGTCGATGAAACAAGTGAACATCTTATATCAACCCTGAAGGCGGAAAAGGAGGAGTTGGAATCATCtctcaacaaagaaaaattgcAGACTCTCCAGCTTAAGCAAGAGTTAACAGATGCAGAGACTCGCAACAGAGACCTGTACAAA GAACTCCAAGCTGTACGCAGTCAACTTGCGGCTGAACAGTCCAGATGCTTCAAACTTGAG GTTGACGTGGCAGAGCTACGACAGAAGCTACAGACTATGGATACCTTAAAAAAGGAACTGGAACTCCTCCAGAGACAAAAGGCCGCTTCTGAGCAAGCTGCCTTAAGCTCAAAGCATAGGCAGGGCTCTGGCGGTGTATGGGGCTGGCTAGCCGGAACTCCTGGTCAAacaactgatgatgatgatgcttga
- the LOC116033240 gene encoding protein SRC2 homolog: MNPLTLEITIKSAEVFKKHGVCFGKMQLYATAFLVGGDRNSAECRTNVDEYRGSRPFWWIVASFRTHETEVRSNNVALVFEVKCRKSVGPDKCVGTTFVPIKQFFDHCVSQGFQYQDVALGISSKLGKPRGVLYLSYVFTAHNFLDFSRFYVPSAPPLFHALDSVQEDRDD, from the coding sequence atgaaCCCTTTAACCTTAGAAATCACCATTAAATCCGCAGAAGTTTTCAAGAAACACGGTGTTTGCTTCGGCAAGATGCAGCTATACGCCACCGCGTTCCTGGTGGGCGGCGACCGAAACTCCGCCGAGTGTCGAACAAACGTGGACGAGTATCGCGGCTCGCGGCCTTTCTGGTGGATTGTCGCGAGTTTTCGCACCCACGAAACCGAGGTTCGCAGCAACAATGTGGCCTTGGTTTTTGAAGTCAAGTGTAGGAAGAGCGTGGGGCCCGACAAATGTGTTGGCACGACTTTCGTGCCGATAAAACAGTTTTTTGATCATTGCGTGAGCCAGGGCTTCCAATACCAAGATGTGGCTCTTGGGATTAGTTCCAAATTGGGGAAGCCCAGAGGTGTTTTGTATCTTTCCTATGTTTTTACTGCTCATAATTTTCTAGATTTTTCACGTTTTTACGTGCCGTCTGCCCCTCCGCTGTTCCATGCTTTAGATTCGGTGCAGGAGGATAGAGATGATTAA